In Lactuca sativa cultivar Salinas chromosome 5, Lsat_Salinas_v11, whole genome shotgun sequence, the DNA window tgcgacgtagtgcctgttgtataaaccgtggtagcaaatggactgtgtgccagttccttaggtaaacccttaggaatgaatgaagaaagtataatcgattcttagggtaaaaccttaataaataaagaagataatggggatgggtatttgggttgattgttgataattgaatataataaatgtattattgtgggttgaaaaccctatatgctcaccaggctcccaagcttgacccactcagttttctttgtatcacaggtatcaatacgaagacataattcactgagagaataaaggagatgtaaattgttagtgtaaataaatgtaagttctgtttatgcttatgtgtctgtatcggaacatgacatcctgagattttgttatataatgaaaatatttttctttaagaaatgctttgataaatttttatcatattttttattttattttggggataaattccgcaacaattttctttaaacgattactctgattttaaaaacaaagcataaacaaatcggtcttttctggccatgaaattgaaGATGTCACATTGATAGGTTCACACAATCGCACCACGTGACTTCGAACGAGGATCTATCTGGCAAGAGCTGTCTAATTTTGCTTGCCTTAATGGCTCCAACAACCCTTTAATAAAGTGTTATCACAACTTCCCGACCTTTAATTTGCGGATATGATTGTTATTCTTTTTAACTATAAAAAAAGAGTGATGTTGAACTTTTTTATAGTAATTTGAAAtgaataacataaaaataattaattttatatttataatgatacaagtattttaataaatttaccaTGAAAATATAGATTAAAAACATACTTTCATGTAAATCCTTAACTTAGATAATTGGTTTAAATCTTGTTATCaacataaacaaaaattaatttaaaagttaaaagtgTTTTAGAATATATAGAGTATAGACCGTCCATTCTATGAAAAAAAAGGTAAACCCAATACCAAAAAAGCTTCTTTTAATACATGTTTAACAAACCAGATTTGCCACGTCTAAGTAAGGATATCTTTTCTTGCCAGAAAATAATGCACATAAGAAAACAAAAGAATTAGTGGCCTCTGCGTAGTTGCCACGTCcgtgaaattttaatttatgaaaagtaaaataataataataataataataaaataatagagAAAACTTTGATATTTTCATATCAATGAAACCATGGGTAAAATCGTCCAGCCAAAAAGAAAGCAGGGATAAAATCGTCAAGAAAAAAAGAACCAGGGTAGAATCGTCAATATAAAACAAAGGGCAAAATCGTCAAGAAATAAAAGGAGGAAAAATAGGGTAAGATTTTCCCGTTCAATACTCATCTCAAAACACACAGCCTTTTCTTTCACTCGCACTCAAATTCCCTCAACTCCACGGCCACCCGAGGAGtttgagaaaaccctaaaaagCCTCCTCAAAAATCTCTCAACTTTTTCTCTAAATCTTTCCACCAATCTGCAAATCAGGTGCTGTAGATCCCTACTTTTACTCTAATTTAATCTTTTTCATCCAGCTTTATGGTTACTCGATCTTCTGTTGTTGTGTGTATATGTATCAGTCTATGTTTTTACGATCTAGGTTTTATGTATTCGTAGATCGATTTATATAGCTAATCTTTGTAGATGATAAAGGGTTGTTTTCTTTATTCAGTTTGTTAGTTAAGCTCTCTGCTCTCCAGTTTTTGGAGATTCGTATATTTTTATTTCGGATTGAATCGCAACGTAGCTTCAACTTCAAGAGCCCATCCAGATCAGTCTAGATTTATGAACTTTAAAAGATGTGATTTGTAATCTGAGGATTAGATTTTGTGCGTACCCGATGATATAACTTATTGATTTTGTTAACGAAGGAAAGCTCTTTGCGATTCACTGTTAGGACTACTGAACACACTGATTACTACTAACAGTTTGCTTATAGACTCGATGATAGTTGAAAGTTTGTAAAGATAAAAATTCCagagataattttttttttggttctACAAAGATCAATTAAAGCTTGTAGAATGACGAACTAAATAATAAATATAGCTGACGCCATCTATGTTCTGGATAATTGCATATTATATTTTTCTATCTTATAACCCTATAGATATgtattatatgtatatttttgtctTCTTTGTTGGTTTTTTGTAGCATGTCAGCATTCATGACACACCTCCAGCTTAACTTTTGAGTAAtattatgttttttgtttgacTAATCTTTGAAAAGCATAGTCATATGCTTATACAATGTGACTTTGTCCATATAGAATGATTTACGTGTCAAATACTTAATTAAGAGCAACATCAAATCATACTCATAATATTGAATATGTTATATCACATGGTTATACTTCATTTATGGAAGATCAAGGGAAAAACTAAGTTACTAACCCTTTGTTTGTCTTTCAGTCATGGCAGGAGCAGCACCAGAAGGTTCCCAGTTTAATGCTCAGCAATTTGATTCCAAAATGAATGAATTGTAAGTTTTTTATTTCACCTCTTCACGCTATTTTAAAAAGATTATCCATTTAACCTTTACTTTCATGTGCTAATTACTTGCTTttattactactactactacagGCTTTCAACCGATGGACAAGACTTTTTCACCTCATACGATGAAGTTTATGATAGTTTTGATGCCATGGGTTTGCAAGAAAACCTCTTGAGAGGCATCTATGCATATGGTAAATTAGCAATCAACTAATCATATTTGTTTCATATCATATCAACACATATTATAAGCTTATAACATGCCAATATATGACGATTTAATATTCAGGTTTTGAAAAACCATCTGCAATTCAACAAAGGGGAATAGTCCCATTCTGCAAGGGTCTTGATGTGATCCAACAAGCTCAATCAGGAACAGGAAAGACTGCAACTTTTTGCTCTGGAATCCTTCAACAGCTTGACTACAATGTAGTCGAGTGTCAAGCTTTGGTTCTTGCACCCACTCGTGAACTTGCTCAACAAATTGAAAAAGTCATGCGGGCCCTAGGGGACTACCTTGGAGTCAAAGTCCACGCGTGCGTGGGTGGGACCAGTGTCCGTGAGGATCAAAGGATCCTCTCTGCTGGGGTCCACGTGGTTGTTGGTACACCTGGACGTGTCTTTGACATGCTCAGGAGGCAGTCACTACGTGCCGATTACATCAAGATGTTTGTCTTGGATGAAGCTGATGAAATGCTCTCAAGAGGTTTCAAAGATCAGGTACTTTTTCCAATCTTGAACCCTTAATCTTCTTAAAGCGAGcgatttaatcttttttttttcttttgtcagATTTATGATATCTTCCAGTTGTTGCCATCGAAAGTCCAAGTGGGTGTGTTCTCCGCTACAATGCCACCAGAAGCTTTAGAAATCACCCGGAAATTCATGAACAAACCCGTGAGAATTCTCGTGAAAAGAGACGAACTTACCCTCGAAGGTATCAAACAGTTTTACGTGAACGTTGAAAAGGAAGAATGGAAACTCGAAACACTCTGTGACCTTTACGAAACCCTAGCAATCACCCAGAGTGTCATTTTCGTAAATACGCGTCGAAAGGTTGACTGGTTGACCGACAAAATGCGTTCCCGGGACCACACTGTGTCCGCCACCCACGGTGACATGGACCAAAACACGCGTGACATCATCATGCGGGAGTTTCGATCGGGATCTTCACGTGTGTTGATCACTACAGATCTTTTGGCACGTGGGATTGATGTGCAACAGGTGTCACTTGTTATCAATTATGATCTTCCAACACAGCCTGAGAATTATCTTCATAGGATTGGGCGAAGTGGGAGGTTTGGGAGAAAGGGTGTGGCCATTAATTTTGTCACTTTGGATGATGAACGGATGCTTGCGGATATTCAGAAGTTTTATAATGTTGTGGTGGAGGAGTTGCCTTCCAATGTTGCGGATCTCATATAAGATTGTGAAGTAAGAAAGAAAAAGGTTTAGAGGTTGTTTTTGGGATTTACTAATACtatttactattattattattattattgttattgttatcggttttgtttgttttaagttatgtttatgatGATGGTGGAAGACTTTTTGTGTTATAAGATATTATGCGAATTGGCAATGTGTTTCTTCTTGTTGTGTTGCCAATTTTTGCGACTTGTGTTTGTACTTTTGAAAGTTTCCTTTTTACCCGTGAATGTGTATGGATTTGTTTGTTTATGTGATTTGTTGCTATAATTCTATTATTGGGTAAGTTTCGATTTTGATGATTTGTTTTTACCCATGAAAGGTGTTGACAAAGAGGTAAAAGAATAGGTCAATGCCTAATGTATTTTATCATCTTTGTGTTATGTTTATCTCTATTAAAGTTAAATTTTTTGATATTGGTTAATTAAGTGTTTTGCAACCTAATAATCTGAAAAGAACCGGTTGCTAAGTTTATGTGGAATTAAAATTGTGTAAACTATGTGTTGGAATTCATCTTGTTACTAATTTAAAGGGATATAGATTAATCTAGTCATTAAATTGAGGTTTACAATACAAATAGTCAagtttttatgttttgtaaaAGTATCACTTTCTCCGCAGGTTACAAATAAACTTGTTTTGACGTTTCATTGACAAAAAATATTTAGTGAATTTTTCTCATTtgcacattttttttattaaaagtctCACCATCCATGTTTGAAATGTCAATTTTATAGTATCTTATAATATCGTTTTCAATCATGTTTGATTTTAAGTCATTGTATCTTGTGTACTTCTCATTTGCTATGTTTTTAAACTTTAGTTTGATTTTTGTAGAAaagtaagtattttttttttatcaaaattctGAAATTGTTTATCAAATTTCATACTTCATTTTAAAATTCttgatttttctttttgaaatccGGAATTCCGGATGAAATGCAATTTCTAGTTAGAAAAAAGTATTTTCCGGTTATTCAAAATGACCTATTCTAGAAATGTTGGTTATTAATATTAACTTTGGTTAGTttagttaatatttttaatttaaattataaaagttAACAAATTTTGAAAATGAATAGTATTATATTTTAGGCAAAATGATGACAATTTTATGCAAAAGCAATTGATATTATTCTTAAGTTATCCAAACAATAATATAACCGAAATCACAAAATATAATGGTTTTAATGTATATACAAATTGGGGTTTTGACATGAAAGCCCTTAAGTTTATCAAATTTTATTGGTTCTGTTTCTGTGACAATTTTCTGTTAATGGCCAAgttattttcatttttccaattaaattaCTTTGACTTAATTGCTGTCCAATTCTACTTGAATGACTTTGTTTTGTACAAATCCAAAGTTTCAAACTTCAATTCGATATTCACACGTTCCATTTAACAAACATTCTTCAAAGACTTTAATTTCATATGTACATCAAAGATCATGGGTGTAAATAAGAAAATAAGTTAGCTACCTTCATGAGAAAATGGGAAAAAGTTGATTGATTAATTTCTGCATTTTTCTAATGTTATGCTTAATTAAGGGGTAAATTAAAtaagtatatttttttaatattttgttaaaATATTTCAAAACGTCAAAGCATTTTTTAGTGCTATGAACTTATGTTCAGGGGTAAATATGTAATTTCGGCAACATGTGAAGTCTCGCTCGCTTGCAAGTTGGATCCTATCAAACAGTATAAAACCTTCATCCTTCTTCGTAACCTTTATTTTTCTAAACTCCACGGCTTAGATCCGAGGAGTTTGGTAAAACTACCATCGCTCTCCTCTCTATTCATTGCATAACCAGTTCATCGTCGTCTTCTCCAGGTTTCATTTCGTTTATAATTTCCATCTGTTTCTTCTTTTATGCATGGCTAATTTCCTTACGCATCGCATTTCCCTGAAAATCAATCGAATTTTGTTTCATACGTTCAGTATTGGTCGATTTCGTATTGCTTTTGATGACTGATGATGTGAATTACGGTTTTGATTTCGATGTACATATGTTATTGCTATTAGATTTGATTTTAGGCTGATTTTGTATAATTGCCCTTATTATTGCCTACTGTGTAGAAAATGTATATTGGTCTTGTAGTTTTAGTAGATTGTTAGTGATCATGATTCAATTGGAATGTTCTTTGTTGTGATTTCTTATATGAAAAGGTCATGATTTCACTTTTCAGTGATGATCTGTGAAAATTGCAACAATCTACTTCTGTACAGTCTTACGAGTCTTTTCAGTGGTTCTAATTTATTTTCATTTCTGTTAAGATTTTTTGAATTGTAATTttgtatttaattaatttaagctTCCTGATTTATGACTTAATTTGAATAAGCAAGATAATCCCCATTAGCTTATTATATAGCAGTCGTTTTGCAGTTATGGCAGGTGTCTTATCCGATGGCTCTCAGTTTGATGCTCGTCAATATGATTCAAAGATGAATGATTTGTAAGCtttatatcatcatcatcatcatcatcatcatcatcttttcCAAATGAGATTAATTTTCTACTTTGTGTACACTTCATTCTATACGATAAAAAGATCAGGAAATGAATGGAATGGAATACTTCATTCCCTTTggaattggaaaaaaaattgtttgttttgtttaaaGGAATAGAAATAGAATGGATTCATCTTGAAAGAATGTGATTCTGTACATTTTGTTAATTTTCATTATTTAATGATACAAACTAACATTTTTATCTTTCATGCATGCAGGCTTTCAGCTGATGGACAAGATTTTTTCACTTCATATGATGAAGTTTACGACAGTTTTGATGCCATGGGTTTGCAAGAAAACCTCTTGAGGGGCATTTATGCATATGGTATGTACATAACTACATATACATAATTTCCAAATGTAACGTGATTTTACAAAAACACCCTTGTAGGATTCGAAAAACCATCAGCAATCCAACAAAGAGGAATCGTACCCTTCACAAAGGGTCTGGATGTAATCCAACAAGCTCAATCAGGAACTGGAAAAACTGCAACTTTTTGCTCGGGAATCCTTCAACAACTCGATTACAACATAATCGAATGCCAAGCTTTGGTTTTAGCACCTACTCGTGAACTCGCACAACAGATTGAAAAAGTTATGCGTGCATTAGGGGATTATCTTGGTGTAAAAGTCCATGCTTGTGTTGGTGGGACCAGTGTTCGTGAAGATCAACGGATACTTTCCGCCGGAGTTCATGTCGTCGTCGGAACTCCTGGCCGTGTTTTTGATATGCTACGAAGACAATCTCTTCGTCCAGATTACATCAACATGTTTGTGCTTGATGAAGCTGATGAAATGCTTTCACGAGGCTTCAAAGATCAGGTAATATTCGATGATTTACAGAAATTAGTTGTGGAATGAGTATGAGATCTAAAACGGATTGTACATTTTTTGGATTCAGATCTATGATATATTTCAGCTACTTCCGTCAAAGGTTCAAGTCGGGGTGTTCTCCGCCACAATGCCGCCGGAAGCCTTAGAAATCACAAGGAAATTCATGAACCAACCTGTTCGGATTCTGGTGAAGCGCGATGAGCTTACTTTAGAAGGGATCAAGCAATTCTACGTGAACGTCGAAAAGGAGGAATGGAAGCTCGAAACACTCTGCGATCTGTACGAAACTTTAGCGATCACTCAAAGTGTTATCTTCGTGAACACTCGACGGAAGGTGGATTGGCTGACGGACAAAATGCGCAGCCGTGACCACACCGTCTCCGCCACGCACGGCGATATGGATCAGAACACGAGAGACATTATTATGCGGGAATTCCGTTCTGGATCATCGCGAGTCCTCATCACCACCGATCTGTTGGCTCGTGGAATCGATGTGCAGCAAGTTTCGCTTGTGATTAACTACGATCTTCCGACGCAGCCGGAGAATTATCTCCACCGTATCGGACGTAGTGGCCGGTTTGGGCGAAAGGGTGTTGCGATCAATTTTGTGACCAGAGAAGATGAGAGAATGCTTTTTGATATCCAGAAGTTTTACAATGTCGTTGTGGAGGAGCTTCCATCAAATGTCGCGGATCTGCTCTGAGGTAATGAGGTTAGGTTTTCTTCTTTCATGTTATTTGCTTTTTGTTCTTCAGTTTTCAGTCagaagattttggaagagatctagTTTTGTGCACCATTTTTGACCTTTCAGTAGTTGAATCGGCCTAGTTTATGATGATCGTTTGAGTTATTTTAACTGTATGGTTTAAAGTacaattttaattattatttataatattttatgCTAGGATTTGTCTTTTTTGTCTTTTCTATTGGTTTTATAATGTTCTTGGTTTAGTATTTGGATTTTGGAGTTTAGATTTATCATAAAATTTGTCAACCTTATATTGATGATGTTTATTAGGCCCGATACAAAATCCATTTTGTATAgtcaatttgtttttttttattttttattttatttatttatttatagtcttggatttatatataattaattagaGATAACGATTCATGAAAAAATAATCTATCTCATATAGTATATGTCATATCTCCTAAAACCCTGAATTCTAATATCTCCACACATTTCCTAGCCTCATTGACTCTTTCTATGACCAACATCATAGTGTACATACTGCAAAATCTCACACATGTTGCTCTAGATGATCCTTAACGTCCTTGTTCGTGAGTTTTTACTTAAGGAAATGAAAGGAAAATATTGACAAAAAGAAATAGAGGGGaataaaagattttcttattcTGTGTTCCTGAGTtcgaaaaaaatgattttttttttaagtttctgTGAATTCGCCTAATCTGAAAGGAAAATATggcttcaaaattcttttcttccCCTCACTTTTCTTCTATCAATTAAATTTGGAAACACGATTTTCTTTCAACATCCTTCACCTTCCCTCCATATCCATCTACATCTCAACTTAAGTAGAACTCGGGAACAATGCGTAAAAAAGTAATGCCAATGACCTTTTAGATATGGATAAATATTGAAGAATTTTTTTTCGAGACAATAAATGCTAAGGTTAACAACTTGATATTGAGTTGAGGAATGCAGTGGTTGTCGTAAAAAGTAATACCATAACCTTTTACATATtgataaattttgaaaaacttttttcaAGACAATAAAGCCGCCAAGGTTATACAACTTGATATTGAGTTGAGGAATACAATGGTTGGCGGCAAAAAGTAATGCCATGACCTTTTAGATATGGATAAATCTTGAAAAACATTTTTCGAGACAATAAAGACGCTAAGGTTATACAACTTGATATTAAGTTGAGGAATACCGTGGTTGACGACTTATCAACATTGATTCTCTGGTTCTCAAAAAGGATATGATATAATTCTGTCATAGTCCTCTAAACGTCACAAAATTATTTCCCTGTCTAGTAGGCCGAGGTCGAGTATAGATGTATAGTCAATGTTGTCATGAAAACCAAATGGCTTCACAATATTTTTCGTGAGTTACATGTCTCGTCTACCAAAGTAACAATTGTGTATTGCAACAATGTCAATGTCGTTTACGTCTAACAATCCGGTGAAAGTGAGAAACATTAGCGAACCAAACACACATCTGTTTCATTTGCGATGAGGTTGCTTTGCGTAAGATTTAAATTGTTTATGTTCACTCGTGTTCTCAATAAGACAATATCTCATACAAGGGCTTCTATTATCTTTGTTTCAAGAGTTTAGACACAAATTTAACATTGCGACCATTTTAATCTATgggtgtcgaacgggtaaaattttcgggtttcgggtagaacgggtatttccttaagaaaataatacccgatacccgacctatattgtaattcgggtattcaggtttgaggtcgggtcgggtaattatcgggtatacccgaaattTTCTTAAATGACATTTattgataattttttattttttaatttttatatgttggttggtttaataaagaatcgggtaggaaaatactccatacaattaacaagtacatatataataacaatacatatcattataatattttatgtacttttttaattccATTCCGTTGGATAGTGAGAAACTGAGAATTGTGATGACAGTTCAAGACTTCAGCTTCAGCGTCGTATTCCCTTTGCAAGTTTGCGTCGACTATCGAGCCGTCGTTTATAAGAAGGAGACGaagggttttgttttatttgaagtgtgcgtacgtgattgcattgtatatttggtattatttaaaaaacgaattcgggtatacccgaaaataaatattcatacctaaaacccgacctatattattatagggttaacctattacccgaatgttcatacctgttacccgttctacccgacttATTCTACCCGAACTCGGAACGGGTCAGGTGGATAGAACGAGTTTCGGATTTTTTCGACATGTCTATTTTAATCCATAGTCTCCTTTATTTTGGTTTTATAGATAATTTGATGATACTTATTTTGCGGAtgtgtgtgtttttatttatttattattattattattattttaaatcaaAATGTATAATTATGATAGATAATTGGCAAAGCGaaaaatgttttgattatttaatgTGTACAATGATGATACGAGTTTATGGTGGCTGATCTTAGCGGGTGAAACAATGGCACAGAgtacaaacaaaacaaaacaaacaccGGAATTTAGGCATGATTTATTGATCAATAAATGATTgggtaaattgatttaataacaaaAGAAATCAATTGGTTCATTGCTTATTTGCATGTTGAGGAGGTGGGCAAGCTGGCTCCTTTTGGGTTAATGTTGGCTTTTCATTAATTTTGTGATTCTATCGCCATCAAACATTTTAGGGgtggagaaaaaaaaaacatagaaataaATTAGATAGAGTTaacttataaaaaataatttattaacgGTTTGTCATTGCTATAAGTTGTTTTtatctaaatatttttataacttataacaACGTGAACcgataataaactaataagctcATTTGTCAAACACCCCTTTAAACTAATTGGATATTtggatatttttataaataacaatTTACATATTTTGAATTGTAAattcaatagttttttttattattaaacttGGATGATTTTTATAATAACAATTTTCATTACAAAAAAATCTAGCATAACGATTAGTAGCTTTCGTTTTCTGGTAGGAGGTTGGGTTTGAAACCCTTTTCGTAACATCTCAAATTtcataataaaattttcatttaaattaagatAAATACCCATCTTTATAAAGTTATAATCAAGATAAAACTAATTTGTTCATAAACTAAAATCCAAAATCAgagtaataagaaaaaaaaatatcgcGGAAATCTCAAATAATAAAACAACTGATGCATATACAATCACATCTTTGCTTTCCCATAATCTGAAAAAGTACCTGAAAaatatttaaaccacaactgtaagtaCAAAAATTAGTGAGTTcttcaaaatatcacatacatcaCAAAATAACTATACATAACGGTAACGGATATGTTTCAACCCAGCAGTCTATTTCAACCTAAAGAAGCATGTAAACATACAAGCAACAAGCAACAAGCAAGACCCTACTAGTCTAGCCACGAATATAGTTATGACATATCAACCATGTCATAAGTAATATAGTGATTAAACTCACCTGAATCAAACACTGAAGAAACAAAACTACAAATATGAATTCCGCAAGAAACAGTCTCATGAACCGCCTAACGTATAATATAGGCCTAAACTCAGTCTACAACTCAAAACCCGAAAAtttaaccaaaagtcaaattGATCAAAAGTCGATGATCAAAGTTAACGTCAACGGTCAACAACCGTCGTACCGTAACCAACCCCTAGTCGCGTCGTGACCACTAGGCAACAAAATAGTTGCGATCCACCTCAAACTCGCGCCGTGAGCCTCAAACTTCGTCGCTCCGCGGATCCGGCTTAACAACCTTCCATTAAAGGACTTAATCCCATAAGTCCAGAAGCTCAAAACTTCAGATCTGATTCTCacaaaggtcttaatggataaagtttccaacttattCATAAGTAAGGTTTAATCACTCAATAATCAAAACCCTGAATCCACAAATGCCAAAAATACACTTATCTTCATGCATGGAGCAAAAATGGATCTTGCATGCACTCTTTATTCCATCACGTGATCAAATCTGGAACCAAACATGAATGAAAATCTCAAGATTTCTCCAAACTTTATATAACAAACCACAAAGGGACCAATACTCATAATATATGGACCAAAAAACaaaacaactcatagatctatgGAAGAAAAgtgataaagcttgaatctttgaACTTACAAAGGTCCATAAAGAGTAGATGAGGCTGAATACACCAAGTACTAAGATCCAAAGTGTAACacccatttattaaataaataaataaataaataaatgaagggctcgtagccctaaaataaataattatgtataaaaggatggtctcgaagagCTAATTGTCACCATTTTAGAAGGCGAGGGTTAAAAGTGTCACCATTAAGATATTGGGGGTTGTTTGATAGTTTATGGGACTTAATTTGTAAGGGATTTCCATGGActgggttgaaaaggtaaaattTGGACTTCAACTGTAAAGGATTTAGGAGGCAGGTTTCAAATGGTATATTTTGGATCATAGTTGAAAAGAATTGTATAGAGAGGGACCATACTTTCCATTATGGGGTGAAGTTTCAAAGTTACGGGATATATAACTCaatctaaaccctaaccctagcggaTTAAGAAGCAGCCGCCACCACCCTCCTTCTTAGTCTCCGGTGCCATTACCACCTGACCCCCCTCTTGCTCTCCGATATGGTGGAGTTTCGGGTGACAGCCGACGTCCATGTTGCTGTTCGGAGTTTTTGCTACTCCAGTCGCCGACAAGGACCTGAAGCGACGCCTCCTTCTCCTGCCACCGTTGCTTCCGTCGTGGGTTTAGCTCCCATCCTCCGGCCCTCACTCGTTACACTAGCCATGATCGTCGACATGTAGCTCCAAGCGACGCCATCATTCAACGCTACAGTTACCCTCCGCCGTTTCCTTCCTACTGTTACATTGTTGTCGCCCGCAACGCCGGCTGGAGGCGCAACTGTTGTCCCCGCTCGTGCCCTGCCGTCCACCATATGTCGTACGTAAGGGTATTGGTTTCTTGTCGGGCAGAAGACGAATGAAGCCTGCCACCACCGTGCGGTGGTGGCTGTCATCGCAATTCTCGCTGCCTGCCGCCATTCCTCCCACTTCCGACGTTGCTGCATCCGAAAGCCCTTGTTGTCGCCACCGTGAGCCACCATGTGGGTGGCTGGACCTTTTGAGCAAATTGGAAATCGTGTGCGTATAATTGTAGTTGGTGTGTTTGGTCGGATATCGCTagaaagccaccaccaccaccgaccaccacaagggtggttgcggGTGTGTGTTTATttagtgtagtgtgtgtgtgcttattTCATGAGCTCATTGAAATTGTAAAAATTGAAATAATGAAAGGAAAGTCAAACCACCACTgttaggtggtggctgccgcttcCTACCGCCACCAGCCgccatgtcgggtggcggtgtgcctcgttGTATAGTGACTCGTTTGTGGTGTTTGGACAAGggacataaaccctaatgggcctaataaaccctaatgggcccaatgaagccctaattgacattaAAGCCCAAGCATGTGTCTAATGGGCTTAATGGACCCTAATGGATCTAAGGACTTAGCTAATGGGCCTAGCAAAACCCTAAATTGATctaaggaaaccctaatgggcttaaggacttgattttgggcctattgggctaagatgggttggaaacccta includes these proteins:
- the LOC111892512 gene encoding eukaryotic initiation factor 4A-15, which produces MAGAAPEGSQFNAQQFDSKMNELLSTDGQDFFTSYDEVYDSFDAMGLQENLLRGIYAYGFEKPSAIQQRGIVPFCKGLDVIQQAQSGTGKTATFCSGILQQLDYNVVECQALVLAPTRELAQQIEKVMRALGDYLGVKVHACVGGTSVREDQRILSAGVHVVVGTPGRVFDMLRRQSLRADYIKMFVLDEADEMLSRGFKDQIYDIFQLLPSKVQVGVFSATMPPEALEITRKFMNKPVRILVKRDELTLEGIKQFYVNVEKEEWKLETLCDLYETLAITQSVIFVNTRRKVDWLTDKMRSRDHTVSATHGDMDQNTRDIIMREFRSGSSRVLITTDLLARGIDVQQVSLVINYDLPTQPENYLHRIGRSGRFGRKGVAINFVTLDDERMLADIQKFYNVVVEELPSNVADLI
- the LOC111892652 gene encoding eukaryotic initiation factor 4A-8 — protein: MAGVLSDGSQFDARQYDSKMNDLLSADGQDFFTSYDEVYDSFDAMGLQENLLRGIYAYGFEKPSAIQQRGIVPFTKGLDVIQQAQSGTGKTATFCSGILQQLDYNIIECQALVLAPTRELAQQIEKVMRALGDYLGVKVHACVGGTSVREDQRILSAGVHVVVGTPGRVFDMLRRQSLRPDYINMFVLDEADEMLSRGFKDQIYDIFQLLPSKVQVGVFSATMPPEALEITRKFMNQPVRILVKRDELTLEGIKQFYVNVEKEEWKLETLCDLYETLAITQSVIFVNTRRKVDWLTDKMRSRDHTVSATHGDMDQNTRDIIMREFRSGSSRVLITTDLLARGIDVQQVSLVINYDLPTQPENYLHRIGRSGRFGRKGVAINFVTREDERMLFDIQKFYNVVVEELPSNVADLL